TCCATAAAATAAGACTTCACTACAAAGTTTTCATACAAATAGAGGCATATAGAATAAATGGATATCTTACAAACTTACATAATGTGTCCATTACTCTATGCATGtcataagatttttgaaaaaaaaaaaaaaaaatttgtttctcAACCCACCCACccaaaaataaaagtaaaaactacaaaataaaagaaaaagaaaattttgggacTATTGAACTTACCCAATTTGACCATCTTCCAAATAGTTATTGAGCTGCCACACCGAGCCAAAACAAAGAGCAGCACTGCCAACTACCATTGTCGCACGCTATGGAGCTTAGTAATTTATGGGTAAAGAAAAAGGCACAAGAAGAAAAGGTAAACAGGGACAATAAGGGAATCACCTTCATTGTAGTAGCTGGATCTCCAGAGAAAAGGCTTCTGATCTTCAATAGGAACTCATTAATGTAAGGAAGAACCAATTTTAGTAACCAAATTGCTTCTTCCTCTCCCAACACATAGCCCTGGCCCCAATCATGCATATCTATAGCATCCCTGATTTTTCCGCAATaaaaagtttgaaaaaaaaattcagaaagtGATAATGGAATATATATAGCTGTGTgtatatatttcttttatttagtttgtGTGATGGTTTTAAGGGAGTACCTGGAGATAAAAGATTTAAAGAGGAAAATTGCTGCAAGATAGACCAGACTCACATAGGATATTACAGAAATCAAGCTGTAAAATCAAAAACAAGGTGATTactaaaatggaaaaaaataaaaaaaataaaacgtAAATTAATTGTCCCTAGTGTAAAATGACTAACCTGATGTTGAGATCGTTGGTGTAGGAAGATGAAAGAATCATAAATGCACCGATCCCAAAGATGAGTGCTGATTTGGATACGTCCCTCCACATCACCAAGTCCCCTGAGAAATCAATAAACATCGAAAATGAATGAATATCAAAACTGGGAGAATTTCAAAAAAGAAGTTCAAAGAGATTAGAAGGAGCAATTCAATTTGATCAAAAAACGAAAACTCACCTAAATTCTGTAATTTGTTACGAGTTTCGGGGACTCTATGAAATTCTTCTtgaactaaaaataataataataaaaatcagCCAATGCATTCAACAAATCAACAATAAGACTAGAACAGGGAGAACTCGACAAACAAGCCATAATCAGTATTTgagggaaaaaaaatgattaataatATATGTAACAAGAGAACAGGCACTTACTTGGAATAGCTTTTCTACGATTTGGAAGAGATGGCTTTTTGAGATTTGTAAGATTTTGAAGAGATGGCTTTCTGTCTGCAAAATTGGGAAGAGATGGCCTCGCAAGTTCTGCAATAGATGGCTTCGTAAGATTTGGGGACGATGGCTTTCTAAGATTTGGAAGATCTGGAGTGGGTTTTTTAGGATGATCAACAACACGAGGAGGAGAAGGGGCAGGAGGCTGTTTATTCAAATTTGGAGAGGTGGGTGCTAGTTTTTCATGAATTTGATTAATCTTCTTCTCTTCATGCACATTGGTCTTTTGTTCTTGTTCTGGAACATTAATTTCCTTAATATCAACACTCTTGTTCTCAGCCTCAATCACAATTTCCTCATCATCCTCATCCTCATCCTCCCGGTCCCTTACATCTTCCTCATCGCCATCAACACCACCGCCATCACCATTATCATCAACATCATCAGTCACCACCAAATCTAGAGGTGACTTGGCCTGACCCACATTGCCCAAACTGCCGGCAATGACCTTTTCTTCATACACACCAAACTCCTTGCAGGTTTCCTCAGACTTCGTATCCCGAATATCAATTGGGATCTTCTCAATTCCTTCTGCAGACCCATCGACAACATCCTTCTGTTCATCGGAAACCTTATTCGATTCCGATTTTGTCTTCCTCAATTGAATTGAATTCTTCTTCTCATTCGCAGATTCGCCCACCTGCTCAGATCTCACCTTTCTCAACTGAATTGGGCTCCTCTCAATATCATCAACAGACGCACTGAGCTCCTTAGTTGCCCCAGATCTTGTTTTCCTGTGAATTGGGCTTTTCTTGATCCCGTCGGCAGATGCACTCAGTTCTTTTAACTGTTCATCACAGTTCTTCTGTGGCTCAGTCTTTCCCTTGGCTATCTGAATTAAGGGTCTCTCAAACCCATCAAAACTCTCAGATTTCCATGTCTTCCTCCTTCCGCTCACCCCAACGGCCGGCCCTTGCTTCAACCTTCTGGGCACCTTAACCTCATTTTCCCCACCTTCAGAATTCTCTTCTCCATTAAAGACCTTGATCCCACCTTTCACTTCATCAATTTTCATTCTGCTCTCCCAAACCGACCCTGCCACGACACCATTCCTAGCTGCACCTCTCCTTCTACCCACATCCATCTTCCCCTTTTAAGATCCTCCTCGCTCTCTGCTCTAATGACTAATGAGTGCACTGGCACGGAGTAGCTAGTGGATTTGAAGCTTTGAGTTGAAGAAATGGCGGTTGGTGAAGCAAAGCATTGTGGTGCCTCTGCAAtcagtagagagagagagagagagagagagagaagattgtGTTACAAGGATCTGGTACGCCCCTTTTTCCCAGTAAATTAATAAAAAGTGGAGATAAACCTTGTGGGGTATGGATTGTTTATTGAATGATTTAGATTTGAGGGTGGTGTGTATATTTTGGTATTTATTCCCTCAACCTTTGCATCAAACGATCTCTGTGAATACTGTTCGCGAGGCGCCCAAAAGCTTCCCCTCTCACAAGCAGATATTAACACTGCCAAATTGAgcgagagagagaaggaggacgAGGTTTCCTCTATCCTTCCCTGATGATTTTTCCGGATCTGAAGCTTTAAGCTTTGGTGGGTCAGAGAGAGGGGTGAGGTTTATGTGGGTTTCTTGGCTTTGAGATATCTTTCTGATGATGGGTTTGATCGGACGGCTGTGGGTAGTTGGATGGGTGGGACCAGATGGCTTGGAAGTAGGGTTAGCAGACTGCAATGCTATAGCCTATATGTTTGGGACTTAGAATTGAATGTGAATAATATATGATACCCTTTTGATTGAATTATACATCAAGTTATATGCTCATACTTTGTTTATTAGGTACTGTAGGTTGTgggtttcttttcttttattctaAATAAATGATTTAGAAGGTATGGTATTGATTTACAAGGTCAATGACAAGAAGCCCTACAATGATATAGCATAGTACTTCATGAAGATAATGATCTTATATTTTTTAcacttttaatattatatttgatTTCTAAAATTAGATCATAAAatagtattaaaaataataatttttgtcGAACTTAAGTTTCGATCTAATGCTATAAGTTCGGGCTCTCTTTAGAGAAGTTTAGGATTTAAACTCTCGTATTAGGAGTCTCTTACAATTTTTGAAGTGATTGGGGAATCTGTTGTAGTATACCACAACAAATTTatactttcaaaaaataaaaaaataaaaagaaataatccTTGTACTATGAAAATGTGCATCGGATATAATATTCTAATAAAGTGATATAAGACAATATTTTAGATAATATGAGTCAAACAACTCCAACTTTTTGCCCTAGAATGATGTAGAATAGCACCAATGAAGATGATGATCATATGCTTCTTGCATTTGCATTATTACCTTTGTTTTCAAAAAGTAGATAATGACAATGTGTTATGAACATGAGAACTTTGTTCAAATTGATGAAAAATTGCTCTTAATTtgaccttttttttaaaaaaattattgttcaTTTCATtaggggttggggggggggggtctatTATGGTATGCTACAACAAATCTATgcttcctaaaaaaaaaaaaattcttgtgcAGTGCAAATGTGAATTGGGCATAGGATTCTCATAAAAGCGATATTAGATGACCTTTAAGATAATCTAAGTCAAACACCCTTGACTCTACACCCTagaattgtaagaacccgaaccgtgtgAGGTGGGTTTATATGTAAAAGAGGGATGGAAATGGAATTctacagacttcgtcgacgaggccataattcgtcgacgaaggtagaaggcttctcgtcgacgaaattcagaggtttaTTGACGAGGAAAAGCCGAGGGGTTCAGGAAATTGGAAATATTAGGGTTTGTCAACGAAATCtccatctcgtcgatgaaatctctgaagaattcgtcgacgaggacaccaattcgtcgacgaaattcccttggtcaaaggcttataaaaggatattttgggattgctttggggctaagtctcccaaaagctctctctctctttgtagaACTCTCcccacacacactctctctctagttttgtttgtcAATCGTCGCCTGATTCACAAATctaaagttactgcgaggatcagtgaaggattctctacgtttctagcggatcagaatcttGTTTCGAAGGATTGCGGGTTTTgggttaaaatcgaggtaaggttcgattttcatttctgattctatatatgtgtagtagtacgaattgtaagcatgtactgtactgtggtttgtaggttttggagtctcaattcgtagttttgaggaccgtagagtttgtaattggatttcgggttaaggtaaagggattctgtttatatcagttcattttcgaaatcaggatcggtaagcttgtaggctacaatcgtatatatgttttggctatttctttggggaaatctattgagtaaaaatacgggattttcgggttacaatttttgagaaaaattggggatttcgggtatcatctctaatTTGTTTGAAAAACTGTTGGATgtattaaaactgtattattaaggtgaccgtaatccatatttgcacaaactgtatacttgaatttgtaaacgatatgatttgtcgtaaaccaaataagtgtggtatgtttgtatgtatgtatgaatgtTGTTCCAGGTATTAGTGAAACAGTTATGTgacgactaattaccgtacgctgaaatgtataggaacatgagttccaaaatgattcttgGGATTTGTAAAACAACCATGTATAGGTTAACTACCGTGGACGAGAGTGGTTGGCTCTATatctggggtgtgaaatatcaccagtatgttccagcTGTTCACtaaagggtgtgttctacactgtatgtagcaatggattcactgtgggcctaggtcgttgtagcgtagttttgcatgtggcaatataatcgtggtgagactaggtgaccttgtgtagttgtgtatgtagcaatgtaatcactattgggcctgagtcgtagatcttcgtagttgcatgtgtagtaatgtaatcgctgttagactaggtgacctagtgtagttgcgtatggagcaatgtaatcactattgggccttgatcgtcgcagcgtagttgcgtaggtagcaatgtaatcactgtgagacgaggtgaccttgtgtagttgcgaaactagtgtgacgacattgaccgtatgtatgtttgtatgtatgttttgagtatcgtatgaactggaatggtttttgtgaaaatactggaactgtatggaaatgtatgtatatgtatgaaactgtacgaattgtttcaaactgtatcgtatgtatagtgttatgaagtatgtaaaataacactagtatgccactcactgatataacctgttttctcccttactgagaggtgtctcaccccgaatatatatataaatgttttcaggtccttcgggtagccgaaactagcatcctaccatccggaagcgaggggtgttgtttagctactactagtgcctgataggtacAAGTTTTTGAAATCGTGTTGTCATGATGGGTTTTGTAGACGCCCGTAGTATGTATGATATTCATAggatgtatatccttgtatggtatagactctggtatggtacagtttatgtatagaaagactatATTCCGCTgtatattttgatgagtatggacgtttgtatgtatatatatatagggcatccgttcaccccacggggtcggaccctatttttatgttgtatcatgtatgttttaattgatacagagagaGGTTAGGTTACTCGaattcaccctcgggtcccattttaGGGTTCGGGGCTTGACAAGAATAATATAGCATAGCACTAGATGAAGATGATGATCATATACTTCTTACACTTGCATTATTACCTTTGTCACCATAAGTAGATAATGACAATAACGCCAATGCAtatgttgtaagaacccgaaccgtaatatatgagattaaataattaatagaagggtaaaattgaaatttgagcaAACTTCGTCGAGGAAGCcagattttgtcgatgaaggccttgtgctgctcatcgacgaaattcagaggcttgtcgatgaggagaagccgagaggtttcgaaAAATCAGAAATcctaggctcgtcgacgaggtcattgtctcgtcgatgagtgtctatatggtctcatcgatgaggacgatattcgtcgacgagaagtggctgagtcaaagggttataaatagatattttcattacttctcagctaagaaaactcaaattctctctttatctctctagaaactcaacctactctctatctctctagatttctgcgTCATACATTGAGGGAGTCGCTGATCTGatattaccacgaggatcagggaaggattatctacaagttctacagatcagATCGTCATTTTGGGTATTctcgggttttggctcaaaatcgaggtaaggctcgattttcaattctgatctggtagttgtgtagagaataggtttgtgagcatattctgtattgtggtATGTGtgttttggaactcgatttgctgtttaggggccttggagtttgggatttgttatttgGGGAAAAGTAAGGGAATTCagtttatgtcaattatttttgaaatcggactttgtggttcacggtcctgtgtgcgttttggttactcatttggggggatctaatggggaaaattatgggttttttatgttacagttttgggaaaaagggggcgacgagttgcatccctggttttgttggaaaatcataaatatattgtgatatatattgcgTTATAGGGAtagccgtgccttgacttgtttaaactatatgtgtttggaaattcatgattttagattatcaaatgggtgtggtttttttggttatatgagcatgcatggttgtgttttgatgaaatgcaataggaactgggctccgagttgttccaggtactgaaagagtgtctggcCCTATATCTGAGGCCGTGAGCCTTACCGTCTGATCACCGAagagtgtggatccaccagtttgtaccggtatgatgccatgtgaatctggggttcgccatgtgccgGGGATGCCGTGTATCGCGGGCCGGCtacgggccaaagggtgtgacgacaccgagttgatcatgtgtgcgtgtgtgcgtgtatgcactgttttgaaactagtactggaactacatttaactgtgtatgctttgctgtcatgataacacttaaatgccacacaccgatatgaCCTgcatctgccttactgagaggtgtctcacccctgctgtacgtacatattttttaagtccttcgggtaaccgaagCTAGCTTCCTagtgtaggagcgtagtggtcggtgtactacaAGAAGTACCTGGGTAAGTCCTAAGCTTGTGCTGGGTGGTCTTTTGGGAGTTTTGGCTGCCACTCGAGTTTGTGCTGTATTTTGTGGAGTTTGACTtctttgtatagactttggtatggtatagAATGTGTATAAAAGATTTGTCTTCCGCTGTATATTTGTGATATGTATGGATGTGTTCATAGTGCCTGGAAACCCcgcggggtcagaccctcatctgTTGTCTGTATCTTGGTTTTgcatgatacagggacaggttaggttactttttcaccctcaggtcccattatcgggttcggggagtgacagcttggtatcaaagcaaactaggttgttaggtcttgtagacttagttAGGCATAATTGtatgtacataccagagtataaaaGGTTGGATGttggtagagttggttgagggatgTTCTATTGCTAGACCAAGATTCTTCggcggtgttttgtgtttttcctggaatgacgattccaataaaatcacagcaaaccattgGTGACTTTCGTGTTAATACGATAGGACAGATCTGGACCTAGTAGGTAGTGGTTAACATGGTTGTGGTTaggtaattgtgttaactgtacgtgttgtaggagtcttgatagaactctattgtgttttcataatggagcctaaggataatgacttgggaagtggctccgaggagatggcgagtgatgagtctcctactgtgcctcaaggtttgacgaggcaagtcCTGCGGGAGATCGGGTGGAGTCTGAGGAGACGCGAACATTCTCCTACTCCTACGGGGTGCactattgagaggttcacacgcatgcaacCTCTGACATTATCAGGGGGACATGACCtgacgatagcagaggactggtttgagaagattgagaggattttggaggtcctacactgcatgGACATGCAAAGagtcctttatgctaccttccaattgtcaggggaggcagggcgttggtggactgTAGTGAATCTACTAAAAAAGCAGAAGGCCGATCCTATGTAGATgtcttggagccatttcaaggaagtgttctttgacaaatacttcccagcttctgtacgtgatgctaaagcatatgatttttctgtgctgactcaggggagtatgacggtgcactATCCCGGTTTGTACCATGTTTGGtctcgaacgagtacgagaagactcagaggtttgagaagggcttgaggaaggatattcacaaactagtgggtatgctttagatccttgagttctcagttttggtggataaagccactgtgattgagattgacatccgagaggatgaggtggaccaggagcagaagaagaggctagtaccttctagttctcagtttggatctcatcagggatcgtggaagaagaggaataggGGCTCAGGTTATCGACAGAATACCAAGCATCagggttctcagatgagccaggtGGGTGATCATTGCACCAGGTGTCGTAAATGGCATAGCGGTGAGTGCCAACCGTTcgggggtaactactacaattgTGGCTAGTTAGGTCACATGGCTTGGGACTGCAACGTACCGAGGAGGGGTACACCTTCTTCAAGTCAAAATCGGGGAAATAATCAGATATCCCGGGGAACCCACCAGATGAACACAACTCTAGCGAGGGTGTACTCGCTCACTTcggcggatgctgagcatgcaggaaatgtggtgacaggtactatgatattGCTTTTAAACaaagctgtggttttatttgatttgggtacaacccactcctttatatctattaattttgtgaaactgtgtggggtggagacccaagtcatggaagagGGATTGTCTGTAGCCAtaccatctgggagtatatcattctgtaggaggatgttggaagactgcccagtggtaatccaGGGAAAGTTGCTACTAGCAAACCTTGTAGAGTATGACATTttagggtttgatgtcatattgaggatggattggttattttcCAGTTATGTCGTGATTGACTGTCGtaagaaggtggtagtgttcagacctcttggggagcaggagtacgagtttgtgggattgtgtgtgcgtttaATGCCACAGATTTTACCAGCATTGCaagcgaggagattactcttggacggatatcaggggtacttggcttgtgtgagggaaccaccgcgggatgagttgaggctcgaggatattcaggtagtcagTGAGTTCCCAAATGTGTTTCCACATGATTTACCCAACTTACCTTCGGtaccttcggatcgtgaggtggagttcatgatagagttgctgcctggcaaggcaccgatctctaaagctccgtaccagacgactccaaaaaaaattcgggagttgaaggaacagctgcaggaattactggacagaggtttcattcgacctagtgtttcgccctagggagctccaatactatttgtgaaaaagaaggacgggtcgatgcgcatgtgTAACGTTTTGCTTagcttatcatataataaataaaatagtcgacccgaacccatgggtagcggggacacctgtcatatacAGTGGAACcaaggcagcagtaaatgtaaatcacattcatcaaccatagaatacataataccggagttaactataatccatcaCGTTATGTATtcatatacaatctccaaaatacccaaaaacaccaaaaagtatttcctaggatcctacgACAAAAATTGTTGATCCTAAcacaacacttaccctcctaacggggtaactcaataaactcaatggCGGCCATAACCCaccggtccttctgggtttcttgaaaatcatttaatgttcgggggtgtgACACTTCTCAgtgagggaaaataaactaaatacagttgtgtagtaacatgaatatttaatgcagttatatatattcagtacatttcatatatctaaaagcatacatcataacatagtgaataatcatatacttttatattttctaataattcatactgataaTGAAATGTTTGTTATAGCTGATAGTACTGAAAACAttcccaagatgaatagctagctgatgtcacgtattaccccccataacgggttgtgtagcctgaaggcgggacccgataatggctagTTGACCACTGCAGattcaaaaatgtctgtaagtacgatgggcctaccacaccctggtctggactgccaagtggatgtctacactttacactaaaagccacatcgactatccatctcccaccccctcgtgggatggttagcaccaatctgaacataggtatctgatctataagctacaatatcgtgctcctgaattgaactaaactaacatttgggttccgataacatataatacatgataatatagcgtttaacaaaaatggattgatagaattttctataatttcataaatacggcctcgtgccaaacatttcataaatacgacctcgtgccaaacatttcataaatacgacctcatgtcgaatatttcataaatacgacctcgcgctgaaatcatacataaaacacgaCCTCGCGTCGGCTAttaatcatggccttgcgccaaatatctcatacatatcattttgaataataaatcaattatcatgtattttcaacatcattttgtactgtaatatttcatattcctgaaaacatgcttcattcgtaatatagtcatatcataatacttctcacgtaaagtaatattcatgccacacatttgctgtataaaaccatactttatattccaaaatcataatttttggcatctcacacatatatatacatttcaacataatagcagtattttcccaaacatgcatttccttcgtaatatactgatataatacatgcttttatgaaaattaatttactgataaataataataatttgcatggaaaacaactactttagtttattcccttacctagtacTGAAAAGAAACCCTCTAATTTCACtcgtcctacacctgcagggttccccgtttaataccctaaattcaacaatccccagaactaaactttaatattttcacatatatatcgtttcctataactataaaagaccaaattcggcataaaaagccttacctcaacttaggaatgaatttcaacggagttccactgatgatccgctctggcagatatgtagagaacttctccaggagcatcgtagtggcttcagatcctcaatCCGATGGAAATCCGgctcaaaatcgaagagagaaaggagagaaatcgaagggagagaaagagagagtatgattttttttaatttactgcGTTTAAATTCgattttttgctatttatagggtcgtatttattgacgagacacgtcaccttatcgacgagtcctgtagaaagtttgtcaacgatcctgcaccttcgtcgatgaatttcagacttccccaaaaatccTTTCTCAGTATCTTcccgtcgacgaaacttgtcttcgtcgacgaggccctccattacactcatcgacgaatcccctgtgtttgtcgacgaggacctgatgaATTCCCTCGGTTAATACTCCCAAAaagcaatgtcatcgacgaagtctgctgctttcttctgtttctgtttccatttcccttcctatctattatttaaatatcattattcttcagatCATTAcaacatgtgcattgattatcgtgagattaataaggtggtTTTGAAGAACTATTACCCTTTGCcttgtattgatgatctctttgactagttgcagggaaCGTAGGTATTTTTGAAGATCGATCTacagtcaggatatcatcaagtgagggtcagatctgaggatgtagcgaagaccgCTTTCTGAACCcgatacggccactatgagtttttagtcatACCATTTGGGTTAACAAATGCTCCGGCAatattcatggatcttatgaacagggttttccatgagtacatAGATCGATTTgtagtagtatttattgatgatattctggcatactcgaggagttcggaaaaGCATAAGagtcatctgaggttagtattacagattctgcgggagaagaatttgtatgctaaactgaagaagtgtgaattctggttgaatcaggtcccATTATTAGACCATGTGGTGattggtgatggtatatcagttgatcctggCAAGATTGAAGTTGCGGTTGACTGGGTAAGGttgaagagtgtgcaggaggttcgaaattttctaggactggcgggttattatcatcggtttatggaaggtttctctaaactgtctgggcctctgactcgacTGACCagaaagggagtgaagtttgaatggatcAGTGATTGTGAACAGTGTTTTCAAAAGTTGAAGCACCACTTGGTTACTGCttcgattttgaccattcctttggggaatagcggatttgtgatttatagcgatgcgtctctgaaag
This window of the Malania oleifera isolate guangnan ecotype guangnan chromosome 6, ASM2987363v1, whole genome shotgun sequence genome carries:
- the LOC131158869 gene encoding reticulon-like protein B21, with product MDVGRRRGAARNGVVAGSVWESRMKIDEVKGGIKVFNGEENSEGGENEVKVPRRLKQGPAVGVSGRRKTWKSESFDGFERPLIQIAKGKTEPQKNCDEQLKELSASADGIKKSPIHRKTRSGATKELSASVDDIERSPIQLRKVRSEQVGESANEKKNSIQLRKTKSESNKVSDEQKDVVDGSAEGIEKIPIDIRDTKSEETCKEFGVYEEKVIAGSLGNVGQAKSPLDLVVTDDVDDNGDGGGVDGDEEDVRDREDEDEDDEEIVIEAENKSVDIKEINVPEQEQKTNVHEEKKINQIHEKLAPTSPNLNKQPPAPSPPRVVDHPKKPTPDLPNLRKPSSPNLTKPSIAELARPSLPNFADRKPSLQNLTNLKKPSLPNRRKAIPIQEEFHRVPETRNKLQNLGDLVMWRDVSKSALIFGIGAFMILSSSYTNDLNISLISVISYVSLVYLAAIFLFKSFISRDAIDMHDWGQGYVLGEEEAIWLLKLVLPYINEFLLKIRSLFSGDPATTMKLAVLLFVLARCGSSITIWKMVKLGFFGAFTIPKVYSSYSTQLTGYGEFWIRRFQDAWESCSHKKAVAGAIFTVVWNLSSVVARIWAVFVLFVAVRYYQQSLVRDDWVEDEAGAENSWQAQFGGQRQGHGPTIVEIKKEKKGS